The nucleotide sequence ATTCCTGATGCGCTGATAAAGTGGATTTTCTCTATCGGAGCCTGAATAAAGGTGTCAGCGATAAGTTCCTCTTCACCTGAAGTCGTTTTGGCTTCAATCTTGTATTTACCGGGAGCGAGTCCCAACGCTTCAGGGTCAATCGTGAAAGCAATATCGCCAGACTCTTGTGGTCCAAGCGCCAATGTGGTGACCAAATCACCCTGCTCATTGAATATCTCGATATTGAGTTCTTCGACTGCATTGTCTACGTAAACCTTGCCATTAATGGATTCTGACTCGCCACCTAAGGTCAGTTCGGAGGCAGGAACCATGGCATTTTTGCCGATGAGTTGTGCCGACTGAACGATGCCGAGATTCTCCATGATGGTCATCTGAGTGGCCTGGTTTAGGCGCATCTGCTCTAAGCTTTCCACTTGAGAGAATTGAGCAAGCTGAGTAACGTATTCAGTGCTATCAATCGGATTGGTTGGATCTTGGTTTTGGATCTGTGCAATCATCAAGGTCATAAACTCATTTTTGATTGAGGCTGCGTCATTGCCGGGTGAATTCATAACATTCGTGGCAGTGCTGTCGCTGTTATTGCTGGTTGTTGTGTTGTTCACATTCATCTTACTTAGATCCTAATTGCAGCAAACCTTGTTGCATAGAACGTGCTTGATTCATCACCTCTACACTGGTTTCAAATGCGCGACTTGCCGCCATCATGTCAGCCATCTCTTCGACGGTGTTGACGTTTGAATAGGCAACATAGCCCTGTTTATCAGCGAAGGGATGATCTGGTTCATAGCGCATATCCAGCGGTGCATCGGTTTTAACTATGCCCGCTATTTGAACTTGTGCCCCAGAGACCTTGCCTTCCTGAGTCTGGTTATAGATGGTGGAAAATACAGGTTTCAATGCGCGATAAGCCGTGTCGGGTGTTTCTGCTGCTGCGCCAGCATTGGCTAAGTTACTCGCCACTGTATTTAGGCGAATAGTTTGGGCATGCATGCCCGCACCCGCGATCTGATATATCTCTGCAAACGACATCGCTAACTCCCAACCTTAAGGACTCTGTTCCAAGCGTCTTCAAGCATCTCTTCACTCCTCGTGATCTGATAATTTTCCCTAAATCCAAATGACATGGCTAACTCCTATTTACCTTCTATCGCCGACTTTAGTCCGGAGATTTTCATATTGAGAAAGGTGAGGCTAGTTTGATAATCCATGGCATTTTGTGAATACCTTGCCTGCTCTTTCCCTAGTTCAACGGTGTTTTCATCTGCAGAGGTTTGATAAGGCACTCGGTAGCCGACTTCATACTGACTACTGGTCGGCATCCCGGCATTAATGCTTGTTATTAACGCTTGAAAGTTAAGGTCTTTAGCCTTATAACCAGGAGTCTCGGCATTGGCCAAGTTACCTGCTAGTATCTTGGTTCGTTCGACTCTGAAATCCAGCATTTGGGGATGAATACCCAGTGCGGCATCGAGGTTGATCGCCATTGTGACTCCTAGTAGTGTGTGCTCATGTTTTTTGTTCTACGGTACAATACAAGTAATGTGCCAATAGTTAATTTTGAGGTTTATCAATGTGTTGCTGTAAGTTTGTACGGTGGGGAGGAACCCGTGTTTCCTATTTTCTGCTACTTGTTTCCTGCCTACTTCCGCTCAACATATCGGCTGAGGAAGTCTCGGGGGCCCAGCAACAGTTGGAAACAGAGCTGGAAAAAGCTTTAAGCCGAGAGATAGCTCAATGGGTCAAGCGTACCGGGATTAAATCGGTGCATCAGGAGATCAAAATCCGGGTACCTTCAGGGGCTGCTAAGTTGGAGCCTTGCTCTAAGTCTTTGAAGATAGATCCTAGTTCAGGCGCTGTATTTGGTAATCTGCAGCGTAAAGTGCAGTGCGAGGCGAAGGGCTGGTCTTTGTTCATTAGAGCAAAAGTCAGTTTGACGGCAAAGCTGCCAGTTGCTAATCGTGCCCTGAAGCGGGGAGAGTTCATTACGGCTAGAGATATCGAATGGCAGTTATTAAGTTTAGGCCGTTCGGATCGGGATTTAATGACGCGGGTTGAAGATATTGTTGGCCGACAGGTGGTCCGCAAGATCCGCAGACATAATGCGATTCAACTCCACCATCTGAGTTCACCACTTTGGGTAAACTTGGGTGATAAGGTGATTATCGAAGCTCACAGTAATGGCTTCTATGCCAATATGGCTGGGAAGGCGCTAGAGTCCGGTGGTGAAGGGCAGGCGATTAGGGTGAAAAATATCAGTTCGGGTAAAGTGATCACCGCGTATCCTACCGGAAAAGGAAGGGTATCAACTCTGTTTTAACTTGGGCAAATATTTAAGTTTAGTGAGCTAAGTGTCGCTTTAAATGAGTAACAGCCAGTATGCGGAGCATTTACGATGGAAATCCAAAAAATTAACAGTGCGATTAGTGCCGATATAGGCACTCGAAAAGGGGCCGTGAAAACGCCTGATTCTCCAGAGAAAGTTCAAATACTTCAGCCAGAACAGAAAGTAGTGAGTGATGACTGTAAATTGCTTGCAAGCTCACTGGAAGAGCTGGAACAGATAGAGGATGTTGATCAGGCTAAGATGCTTGAGATCCGCCAATCCTTGCGTGATGGGAGCTTTAAATTAGACATTGATGTTATCTCTGAGGCTATGTTAAAGCAGCATGGATAGCGTATGAGTAACAAGAGCGAAAGCAAAAGAGAGTTAGTGCAGGAGATTATCCGAGGAGTTCGTCAGGATATCGAAGGCTACAAACAGTTGAGAAGCTTACTTTCTCAGCAAAGAGAGCTGATGCAACGACGTGATAATCAAGGGCTTGAGTTACATAATCGACATCAACTAAGTTTATGTGAGCAGCTACAGTCTCGTGCCAATAAACGTAGCCGTGGGCTGATACAATTAGGTTTTTCTGGTGATGCCGCGGGTATGGATCAGCTTATCACTAAGTTGCCAGTAGATGCCGCCAAGCAGGTAAAAATATTGTGGAATAACCTGTTAATTTTGGTCAAAGAAAGCAAAATGGCTAATGATATTAACGGCAATCTGCTGGTGGATCAGCAAGCGGTGATCAATGGATTGTTAAATCGCGATAAAGAAGTTTGTATTGATTATGGTGTTTCTACACCAAGTTGAGTGGTGAGTTATGGGGTTAACTCACTTTTAACTTTCATCCCTGTGGGCTCTACCAAAACCAATAACCTCCCTGTTAAAGTACCAGTTCGGCATCCCTGTCTTACGTTCGAAGTGTATCACTTCGCGATTCCTCACCCTGTTTTGCTCCTCTGCGTGGTCTTTGTGAACTCCGTGGTGGAAATCTTGTTAGCCTTTATCATTTCTGGTTTTGTTGAATACCAATCAGTATAAGAAGTTGATCTACTCAGAGTGTTTTTTGGCAAACTAATTCAAGGCGAATGGATGACATAATGGCTGTTCCCTTGTGAGTTCATTCAACACAGAAGTAGGCAGCCAAAACACTCCTTACAGGCGAGTTTTAGCGGTTCTGATGCTGTGTTAACGAGCTTAACCGTAGAATAACTATGCTCTTCACTCGCTGCCTTGCCTCAGGACCGCTAAACTCTCGCTGAGCGATCAAATCTTTATACTGATTGGTATAATGTCTTAAACAGTATAAAATCAGTGGTTAATGAAATTTGTCGATGGTAAATTATTGTTGGTAAAGCGAGCTAGTTACGCTGCGTATACACCTTAATGAAGGAGAGATTAATTGACCGATCACAAGACTATTTCAGCATATGACGTTCATGTCGAAAATTATGTGGAGATCATTAATCAGCAAGCTGTCGATACTATATTATTGAATTTTATTGCATGCTTTAAGCCAAATGATTATGTACTTGATCTCGGCTGTGGACCTGGAGTCTCAGCTGCCATTATGCGAGAGCATGGGTTGAGAGTGGATCCTACTGATGCTTCTAAGGAGATGGTCAAACGGGCTAACAAGACTTTTAATATTGGTGCACGACTTGCTGTGTTTGAAGATATTAGTACCAGTAATACATATGATGGTATATGGGCCAATTTTAGCTTGCTCCATGCCACCCCTCAAGATTTGCCGAACATTTTAAAAGCGTTACACAAAGCCTTAAAGCCCAAAGGAATATTGCATTTGGGGATGAAGATTGGCCAAGGTTCAATCCGTGATAAGTTTGATCGTTACTACAGCTATTACTCGGAAGATGAATTAGTGGGTCACTTAAATAAAGTGGGCTTTATCGTGCAAAATGTGGAGCTAGGAGAAGCGTTAGGATTGGCTGGAGAACTAGAACCGTGGATCGTATTGACAGGCTCTTCTTGATTGGAGTGTGCGCTGTGATACCAATCAGTATAAGAAGTTGATCTACTCAGAGTGTTTTTTGGCAAGCTAATTCAAGGCGGATGGATGACAGAATGGTTGTTCCCTTGTGAGTTCATTCAACGCAGAAATAGGCAGCCAAACTCTCGCTGAGCGATCAAATCTTTATACTGATTGGTATGAGTCGCTTCTCGCATGCCAAACAACGCAACACAAATACCAGAACGTTTTGCTATTTCAGGGGATAAGTAAGTTCATCTGTTCTGCATTAAACCCTTTGACTTCATATGGAGATGGCACATTTTGAAAATATTCAACCCAAACCTTATTGCTTCGTGGAAACTCACGGTCCAAGCACCTCTTAGCTTGCTTTCTCGTTTCTGCTAAATCTCCCACAAATGATGCGTTTTCAAATCCTACTTCTACTATTTGAAATTCTGTGGAACTAAAACAGTAAATAATAAACCCACGATCTTTCTTATATGTTTTAAATTGAACCACTTCCTTTGGTTGCAGTTTTTTAAGTTGCTTGTCGATTAATGCTATGATTTTAGAAATATGAATCATGTTATTAAACTCCATTGTGTAAATTGAGAATATATCACAAAGGGGAGCGCATAAGTGATGGCTAATGTAGCTTGTTTGCTTGTTTTAATGATGGCTTTTGATGATTTGCAAGAAAGGAAAACTTAGTGAAATGTAAGTGTGTTCCCTTGGCTACCTTAGAGCACAGGACGGAGAAAATGTGCAACTTGCTCTTCAACAAGTCACAAATTTAGCTGAAAGATAGTCGGCAACGCCCGGCAAGATCATCCAGTTGTTTCTGTTCCTTGATCGATTTTGCATCGAGTTGCTCTTGGTGACGTCGCTTGCAAAACCATTTTATCCCCTGTTGTCTCCCAAGTTGTTTACGCCATAAACCGTCCATTCTCTGGTGCTCGTGCTCAAGTAATCGTTGCTGTCTGGTCAACTGGGTCTGCATCGGTTTTAGCGCTAGCTGCATATTGATATTGTTCTGTAGCAGCAGTGAATTGGCTAGCTGTGGTGAGTGAGCTTGATATTCAGTTAACATCTTTGTTAGTGCTAACTGTTGTTTACTTATCTGAGTGATGCGGTGGTGGGCTTCACTGCGTTGCCTGCCGAGCTCAGAGAGCTTTTTCTCCTCCTGTTGGCAGAGTTTTAAAAGTTGCTTCATCTCAGCTCTCTTTGTGGGTGTGGATTGGCGAAATGTTGTGTGAGTTTATTTAAGGCTTCTAGGCTGTGGTGGAGATCGAATTTTTGCGAAGTCTCCTGTTTAAGAAAACTAGCCATCATAGGGTAGCTATCTACTGCAAGATCCATTTGTGGATCGTGTCCCGCCTGATAACCGCCTAAAGGCAGCAGTTCACGAACTTCGTTATAACGGCTATTAAGGTGCCTGAACTGCTGGGTTTGCTGTATCTGTTCCTGATCGGCGACTTGGCTGGCCAGTCGACTGACTGAGGCGGCGATGTCGATCGCCGGGAAATGGCCCTGTTCGGCTAACTGGCGGCTTAATACTAGGTGACCATCTAAGATGGCTCTAGCGGCATCGGCAATGGGATCTTGCTGATCGTCGCCCTCGGTTAAGACTGTATAGAAAGCGGTTAAGGTGCCTTCTGGGTGCTGACCGTTACCAGCCTGCTCCACTAAGCTTGGCAGCTGAGCAAAGGCTGAGGGGGGATAGCCTTTAGTTGCCGGAGGCTCGCCTAAACTCAGGGCTATTTCACGTTGGGCTTGAGCATAACGTGTGAGTGAATCAACTAACAATAGCACCTGTTTACCCTGATCTCGAAAGGCGGTCGCCACATGATGGCACAGCCGCATAGCACGCATTCTCATAAGAGGTGTGGTATCGGCAGGCGCTGCGATAACCACGGCACGCTTTAGTCCCTCTTCACCTAATGATTGCTCGATAAATTCACGGACCTCTCGGCCACGTTCACCTATTAAACCGACGATGACAACATCGGCTTCAGTAAAGCGGGTCATCATGCCCAGTAGTACACTTTTACCCACACCGGATCCTGCGAAAAGGCCCAGCCGTTGACCACGGCCGATGGGAAGTAGGGCATTGATGGCTCGAATGCCCACATCTAATGGCTCTGTGATGGGTTTACGCAGTAAGGGGTTTGTTGTCTGGTTAGTTAAAGGCTGCCAGTGGATATTACTCAGCGGGCCGAGTGTATCCAGTGGCTGAGCTAATCCATCGAGTACCCGACCTAACAGTCCATTACCTACGGGGATCTGAACCTGACCGATGAGCGGCATGACCCGGGCGCCAGGCATTAAACCTGAGGTGTGTTCCATGGGCATTAAGCAGAGTGTCTCTTTATGAAACCCGACGACTTCGGCCTCGATCTTTCGTCCATCACGACACTCGATATGACAACGATCCCCCATGCCTAGTTGACACCCTATGGCCTCGAGCAGCATGCCGTTGACCCGGGTTAAACGGCCATAGACTTGTGCTACTGGAACTTGGGGCCAATCTAAGTTTTCATAGATTGAAGCTTCGATGGATTCAGCACTATTTTGCATCGACAGCGGACTCAGTATCTTGATTGAGGGCTTTATTTCCGGCCTGTTCCAGCTTAGTCGCTACCTGATCCATACAGGCATTGAGTCTGGTTTCCACTGATGCATCTGCATCGGATTTGTCGCTGACAATGCGACATCCCCCTGGAGATATTGTGGGATCAGCCACTAAGGTCCAATGCTTAATTTTTTCAGCAGCCAACTCTTTTAGCTTATGCACGGCATTCGGTTCAAGATGGATCTTCATCTCAGCGCGTGTGTCGGGCAAGGCTTGCATCGTCTCTTCAACAAGGGAAATGATCTGCTGGGGTTGCAAGGTGAGTTCACAGCGGATCACCTGTTGAGAGACCCGACGGATCAGTTCCAGTATGGTGGTTTGTTGTTGGCGGATCTGCTGGTTATGACCCTCCTCCAGAATCGATTTTAGGGCACTAATGGGAGCGATGATCTCATTGAGTTGCTCATCAATTGCCTCTTTTCCTTTTAGTTTTCCCTCTATACGACCTTGATTGAAGCCGCTAGCATGACCGGATAAACGCCCCTCTTCGGAACCTGAACTAAAACCATCCTCGTGCCCCTTAGATACTCCCTCTTTATATCCATTATCGAAGGCCTCCTGATAGTCATGCCATCCTGCACCATGGTCGCCTTCTACTGGATCGGGCTGGATCAGTGGTGCGAATCTGTGACGTCGGGCAAGCGCGCCTTTAAGACGCCATTTTGAATCTGTATTATCTGAAGATATAGTCATTATTCAACTACCTGTTCTTCGAAGAGTTGTAATTCAATGTCACCGTCATTCATCATCTCTTTTGCTATGTCCATGATCGCTCGTCGGGCGGTGATAGCCTGACTTAGTGGGACTGCCCCGATAGCTTCAACCTGAGTTTCAATGGCAGATGACATACGTTTAGGCAGTGCATTGAGTAGGGTTGATTTTAGCTCTGAATCGATCCCTTTTAGTGCCAATGACAACATATCTGCAGGCACTATTTCCATCAATGCTCGTAGGGTTTCAGGCTTCTGTTTACCTAAAATCATAAAGTCGAACATGTTGTCTGCTACGTCGCTGGCGAGTTTGCGGTCATGGAGTTTTATCATCTCCATTAGCTGCTCACGATCACCTTCGAAACGGTTGAGGATATCGGCCACCTGTTTAACTCCTGCAACTTGTGTGTGGCTTTTCTCCATGGCGATCAACATGCAACGTTCGATAAGCTGTCTCAGCTCATCGACTACATCTCTGTCTAGTTCGCCTAGCTGGGCTATGCGAACCAGTACTTCATCTTGGCCTTCAGCGGGTAAGCTTTGCAGCACTTGCGCGGCACTCTCAGCAGGCAATAAACCTAAGAGCACGGCTTGCAGTTGGCTGTGTTCATGGGTGATCTCTCTGGCCAGCAGTTGGGGATCGACCCACTCTAATCGCTTAACCAATGTTTTGATCTCATCACCATAGATACTGTCAATAAGGCTCTTGGCTACACGATCCCCAAGCGCCATATCTAAGGTTTTTTGCAGATATGAACGCGAGGCGCGTGCAATACCTGATTGTTGTTGATATCCCATAAAAAAACGACTCAATACCGCCTCTGCTTCATGTTGAGTGATGCTGGATAAGCGCGCCATTTTGTGGCTTAAATGTTGAACATCATTTCTGTCGAGGTGGGACATCACCTGCGCCGCGCCTTTCTCGCCCATGCTCAGCAGTAGCATGGCCGCTTGATCTAGATTGTCCATTTGTATTCCGGTTTCACTGTTATTCACTAGATTCATTACCTAATTAATTAAATGGAGATGGTTCAATTGATGACTCACTCTTTGTTTTTATCACCGATCCAGTGAGCTATCACTTCAGCAACGCGCGCGGGTTCCTGATTTGCCAGTAAGCTCAAATGTTCCATCTTCACTGTCAGTGGCGATCCTGGTGCTGGAAGGTTTTGGTTACCGATCCAGTCGCTCCCCATTTTATTTTGATCCAGTCCCATCAACTGATCAGCCAACGCCTGTGAATCACCAAGTTGGGCTGTGTTAGCCATGTTTTCTACCGGTGGTTCCAGTGCCACAGAGGTCTCATTGAAATTCTCTTTGAAGGTGTGTTCTGCTGTACGTGTTAGATGAGAAACTAACGGTCTAAGCACAAAGAAGATGAGCCCTAAGCCTAAAATAGCACCAATGAAATATCTGAGATAAGCCTGATAACCTTCAGCTTGCCACCATGGCATTGGCTCAAACTGGGCGATTTTAACCGGTGCAAACAGAAAACTGTTGATGCTGAATTGATCGCCACGTGCCGCTGAGAAGCCTATGGCGTCTTGAACCATAGTGCCCAGTTGAGCCATCTGAGTCTCATTCCAGCCCGTTGTGCCACCAGTTTGGCTGTTGAGTAGTACTGAGACAGAAAGATTTTCAAGCTGCATCTGCTGAAAACGTGTGTGTTTTACCGAACGACCTACATCAAATTGGCGACTCTCCTGTTTATTCAGATTTCGGCTTGAGTTCTCATTTCCATCTTGATTAGCTGTTGGAGTCTGATTGCTCAATGCGCCAGGGATCCCCATGGCAAGTGTACTGTCAGTATCATTAATGCTTTGTTGTTCCTGAGTAACAACAGATTGAGGATCTAATGATTCGCGTGTCTCTTCAACCTGATTAAAGTTCACTTGAGCAGCGATTTGAACCTGAAAATTCTCTAGTCCCAGTACCGGAGCAAGCATGCTCGATGCCCGATCAATTAAACTCTGCTCAAGTTCTTGAGTATATTTGAGCTGTTTATCTCTGGCTTGGGTAATATCTTGATTGCCCGCAATGCCTGAGCTGAGGAGGTTACCCTCTTGGTCGACGACTTGAACGCGTTCAGGCGTCATGCCACTGACACTACCAGCGACTAAGTTCACCACAGCTTCGACCTGACTTGTTTGTAGGTTCGCGCCAGCGTAGATATCTAACATTACCGATGCTGATGGCAGTTCTGGTTGCTGTCTGATAAACAGTGTTCGCTTGGGAATAGCAAGGTGTACTCTCGCAGTACGAACGGCATTGAGTGCCATGATGGTGCGGGCTAGCTCACCTTCTAGGCTGTGACGATATCTTGCCTGTTCCATAAACTGGCTGGTGCCAATACCCGCTTTATCCAAGGATTCCATGCCCGAAGGCACCTTAGCTTTCACCCCTTTAGCAGCAAGTAACATTCTTGCTTTACCTAGTTTATCTTCCTGTACCAAAACTAGGCCGCTAGTGGCATCGAGACGATAGGCGATCCCTTCTGTTTCCAACACTTCAATGATCTGCGACGTTTCAACCTGTTCTTGGTGGCCATAGAGTGGGCGATACCCTTGGCTGGTGGTCCACAATAGAAGGACTATAACGCAGGCGACAACACTGGCGAGGATTGCCAAGATTAACACTTGGCGATCACCTCGATTAAATTCATGCCATTTTGATTTTATTGAGGAGAGTATCTCGCCTTTATTGCCTGGGTCGATAGTGGTTAGGCTCGGTTGAGTGAGAGTTGTAGACATTAAATATTTTCCCTTACAGAAGACGTTATTTTTCTGCTAATGCTGAGTTCGTTTACCTTGCCAACCTTTAGATTGGCATCTTCATCACATCGTCAAAGGCTTGAACTAAGCGGTTACGGATCTGCATCATGGCTGAGAAGGAGAGACTCGCTTTTTGTGATGCCACCATTGCGCCTACTAGATCATCACTTTCTCCAGCATCGACGGCTCTAACTTTGGCAGAAGAGGTGTTTTGATCTGCGTTCACTGCAACGACTTTACTCTCCATAAGTTCAGAGAAAGAGGGAGCTTGTATACCGTGATCTTTAGGATTCGCGGTGATTTTTATCGCGCCCTTGGCCATCTCTGTATGGATACTTAATGTGTCCATCATGGCTTGAGGACTGATTATGGTTGAAACTGACATGTACATTTCCTATCGATGTTCTGTGTGTTGTGGCAGTTTGGTTTAAGCTGCGAGGCCTAAAGCCTGCTCTATATCTATTCCCTCTTCACGCATCTGCACTAACTTGTACCTGAGGGCTCGGGTGGTCATTCCTAGCGACTCGGCACTTTGGCTGCGATGACCTCGGAAGCGTTTTAGGGTGTCTAAAATATATTGAAACTCTGCTTGTCGCTTGGAGGCTTTAAGTCCCTGCTTAGGGTTATCAGCTGTTACTGTGCAGTGGTTATCTTTGGCTTCTATACCGAGTTCAGCGGCTTGAAGTGCTTGACCTCGGCGCATGACCAAGGCGCGTTGAATCGTGTTCTCTAACTCTCTGACATTTCCCGGCCAGTCGTGGGATAGTAGACGTTGTTGGGCAGGCTCACTGAAGTAGCAAGCTTGATGGTCACAGAGTGGTTTGTATTTTTGTAAAAAATGTTCGGCCAGAGGTAAAATGTCCTCTTTACGCTCCCTAAGAGGAGTGATTTTAAGGGGCAATACATCTAGGCGATAAAAGAGATCTTCTCTAAAGTCTCCATTTTTAACTGCTTGTCTCAGATCTCTATTGGTTGAAGCGATAACACGGATATTGAGTGGAATGGTCTTGTGACCACCTAAACGTTCAACTTCTCTCTCCTGCAAAACTCGTAATAACTTAGATTGTAGTAGAAATGGCATCTCTCCTATCTCATCAAGCAGTAGGGTTCCACCGTTGGCTTGTTCAAACTTACCAGCCTGATCACAGGACGCACCTGTAAAAGCACCTTTTACATGGCCGAATAGTATCGACTCCAGAATACTCTCTGGGATTGCGGCACAGTTGACTGCGATAAATGGCTGTTCTGAACGGTTGGAATGTCGATGAATATAGTGAGCTAAGGGTTCCTTACCTGTACCACTTTCACCTGTGAGTAGAATGCTTGCTTCTGTTGTGGCAGCCCTATGGGCCAACATCAGGAGTTGACGACTAACCGTTGAGGAGACTATAAAATCGGTATCTGGTTGCTCTAAACGGCGAAATCGGTTTAACAACGAAGTTAACTGCTCGAGATCTAATGGCAGTAATAGGTAATCCTGTGCACCATGTTGCATAGCACAACTCGCAAGATCGGTTTGTTCAGGATTTAACAAAGCAACCTGGTTTTTCCCGGGGTACTGAGCCATCTTGACCACTGCCTCATCGCAGCTGCAATTAGACAGGTTGATCATCGTGAGCCAAGGTTTTCCTAGTATAGAATGACCTAGTTCAAATCCTTGTAACTGCAACTTTTGAATATAGTTAGGAGTCAGTTCTGTGTCGACGAATCTAAGATTATAACTACTCATTAGCCCCTCCGGTTTGCAGTTCCGCAGAGCGAGAGTCTGACTTGACTAAGCGCACAGTCACCCTTCTATTTAACTCTCTCCCAGCTTGAGTCTTGTTACTTGCCTTAGGTGAGCGAATACCATGATGCCTGACTTGTACCATCTTTTTAGTGATGCCTAACTCAATCAAGCGGGAGGCAACTTCATCAGCTCTCTCTTTGCTAAGGACCAGATTCGCTAACGATTCCCCGCTTCCATCGGCATGGGCATCGACTAATACTTCTACGATTGAATTGTCGACAAGAACATATTGGGCTATGGCATCTAAGTCAGCCTCATGAGCGGCAATTAATAGACTCGAACCTGAGTGAAATAGAAGATCTATCCGGCGGACGTAGGAGAAGGGCTGTGGAAGTAGGTTTTGCCGGCATAACTTGAATTGGCGAGTGATCGCTTGGGTTGCGATTGGTGCCGTTTCGACTAAGTACGAGTTGCCCTGAGCTCCTGAAATCGCTACTTGCCAGGAGAGCCCTTGTTCTAATCCTTCAAGGAATTGATTTGTCGAGTCTTGACTTCGACCAGTGTTACCTTGCCAATGTAATTGGGTTTCGATTGAACTTAGCTGCTTACCTTGATTCCATGAAGGCGATTGTAGGGTAACAGGGCTCTGTTCATTCTTAAAAGTAAGCCAGTCTGCAGTGAGCTGAAGACTGAGTAGACTGTCAGGCTCTGCAATTAGCTTAAATTCACCAAACCCTTCAACTTTATGTCCTATTTGGCATAGGTAAGGATCTCCAGAATAATGCCATTTTGCTTGTTCAAACTCAGTTTGATAGTGCGAAACTTGCGCAAATGCTGAACTTGGGATTATGAGAGCAATAAACAGAGCATAGATTTTTATATGAACTGATGTTTTCAATGTTTCATTTGCCTTTTAATATCATGTTTATTGTTGTTGGTTTGTATATGTTTTACTTCGTTTTTTATATACGGAATTCTTGCGGTGTATAATTAAGCATTAATAAAACCTTAAGTAAAACTCTTTTTCTATATTTGCTTTTAATTTTATATTTATGATTAGTTGAAAGTATTTTTTTTGACTGATATCTTTTATATGGAACATAGGTAAGCTTAGGTTTTTACTATGGGCTTTCGTCTGTTTCAACTATATTTTTAATGTTTCAACTTAAAATGACATTATT is from Shewanella sp. MTB7 and encodes:
- the fliI gene encoding flagellar protein export ATPase FliI; this translates as MQNSAESIEASIYENLDWPQVPVAQVYGRLTRVNGMLLEAIGCQLGMGDRCHIECRDGRKIEAEVVGFHKETLCLMPMEHTSGLMPGARVMPLIGQVQIPVGNGLLGRVLDGLAQPLDTLGPLSNIHWQPLTNQTTNPLLRKPITEPLDVGIRAINALLPIGRGQRLGLFAGSGVGKSVLLGMMTRFTEADVVIVGLIGERGREVREFIEQSLGEEGLKRAVVIAAPADTTPLMRMRAMRLCHHVATAFRDQGKQVLLLVDSLTRYAQAQREIALSLGEPPATKGYPPSAFAQLPSLVEQAGNGQHPEGTLTAFYTVLTEGDDQQDPIADAARAILDGHLVLSRQLAEQGHFPAIDIAASVSRLASQVADQEQIQQTQQFRHLNSRYNEVRELLPLGGYQAGHDPQMDLAVDSYPMMASFLKQETSQKFDLHHSLEALNKLTQHFANPHPQRELR
- the fliH gene encoding flagellar assembly protein FliH → MTISSDNTDSKWRLKGALARRHRFAPLIQPDPVEGDHGAGWHDYQEAFDNGYKEGVSKGHEDGFSSGSEEGRLSGHASGFNQGRIEGKLKGKEAIDEQLNEIIAPISALKSILEEGHNQQIRQQQTTILELIRRVSQQVIRCELTLQPQQIISLVEETMQALPDTRAEMKIHLEPNAVHKLKELAAEKIKHWTLVADPTISPGGCRIVSDKSDADASVETRLNACMDQVATKLEQAGNKALNQDTESAVDAK
- a CDS encoding class I SAM-dependent DNA methyltransferase; this translates as MTDHKTISAYDVHVENYVEIINQQAVDTILLNFIACFKPNDYVLDLGCGPGVSAAIMREHGLRVDPTDASKEMVKRANKTFNIGARLAVFEDISTSNTYDGIWANFSLLHATPQDLPNILKALHKALKPKGILHLGMKIGQGSIRDKFDRYYSYYSEDELVGHLNKVGFIVQNVELGEALGLAGELEPWIVLTGSS
- a CDS encoding flagellar protein FlgN; this encodes MSNKSESKRELVQEIIRGVRQDIEGYKQLRSLLSQQRELMQRRDNQGLELHNRHQLSLCEQLQSRANKRSRGLIQLGFSGDAAGMDQLITKLPVDAAKQVKILWNNLLILVKESKMANDINGNLLVDQQAVINGLLNRDKEVCIDYGVSTPS
- the flgC gene encoding flagellar basal body rod protein FlgC, translated to MSFAEIYQIAGAGMHAQTIRLNTVASNLANAGAAAETPDTAYRALKPVFSTIYNQTQEGKVSGAQVQIAGIVKTDAPLDMRYEPDHPFADKQGYVAYSNVNTVEEMADMMAASRAFETSVEVMNQARSMQQGLLQLGSK
- a CDS encoding flagellar biosynthesis anti-sigma factor FlgM, with amino-acid sequence MEIQKINSAISADIGTRKGAVKTPDSPEKVQILQPEQKVVSDDCKLLASSLEELEQIEDVDQAKMLEIRQSLRDGSFKLDIDVISEAMLKQHG
- a CDS encoding flagellar hook capping FlgD N-terminal domain-containing protein, whose translation is MNVNNTTTSNNSDSTATNVMNSPGNDAASIKNEFMTLMIAQIQNQDPTNPIDSTEYVTQLAQFSQVESLEQMRLNQATQMTIMENLGIVQSAQLIGKNAMVPASELTLGGESESINGKVYVDNAVEELNIEIFNEQGDLVTTLALGPQESGDIAFTIDPEALGLAPGKYKIEAKTTSGEEELIADTFIQAPIEKIHFISASGMMMAELGNGLGTVSVLEISEVS
- a CDS encoding flagellar basal body rod protein FlgB, with protein sequence MAINLDAALGIHPQMLDFRVERTKILAGNLANAETPGYKAKDLNFQALITSINAGMPTSSQYEVGYRVPYQTSADENTVELGKEQARYSQNAMDYQTSLTFLNMKISGLKSAIEGK
- the flgA gene encoding flagellar basal body P-ring formation chaperone FlgA, which translates into the protein MCCCKFVRWGGTRVSYFLLLVSCLLPLNISAEEVSGAQQQLETELEKALSREIAQWVKRTGIKSVHQEIKIRVPSGAAKLEPCSKSLKIDPSSGAVFGNLQRKVQCEAKGWSLFIRAKVSLTAKLPVANRALKRGEFITARDIEWQLLSLGRSDRDLMTRVEDIVGRQVVRKIRRHNAIQLHHLSSPLWVNLGDKVIIEAHSNGFYANMAGKALESGGEGQAIRVKNISSGKVITAYPTGKGRVSTLF